The Flammeovirga pectinis genomic interval ATTTATTAAGAATAATTCCTTTGTAATTAATAGGATTTTCATCACATTTGTAATGTACTTTTCTAAGAAGTGGTTAATAGGTATTAATCTTTCCTCTTTTTTGGAACAAAAACAAGAGCTTTACAGTTAGATAAGTACGATTGACAAAGTCATAAAAAGTACTCTTAATTTATTAAGAGGAATATTTATAAAGAACTCATTTTTAATTGGTTTTAGTTTTTAGCTAAGTTGTTAAAGGTCCTGCTCTATGAGCACGACCTTTTTCTTTTATATACCAATATGTATTTATTCGTCTAAGAAAGCCCCTTAGTTAAATAACCAATAATCAATTCGTGATCTACTTGAACCTCACGTGCCAACATAGCCTGTACACCTAGCATTACAGTACCAGAAAAAATCATTTTATTTTGATCTCCATTAAATAACTTCATGTAAGCATCTCTCACATAAAGCATAAAAGGATTTGCACCTCTTCCTTTAGATTCTAAGAACTGAACTATCGTAGAGTTTTCGTAGTAAAAGTCTATTTCATATCTATAAAAAGACTCTATACTTTGTTCTATTGATTGATATTGACGAGCCTTACGCTCTCCTAAAAATTTCACTATTGCATCTACCAAACCATACTCCCCGTCAAATCGAGTATAAAAAACCTTAGTAGTGGTACCGCAATGTGTTGCTAATTTACGTAGAGACCATTCTCCTCCATCAGCTATAAACTGTATGGACATCTCTACCATAGCCTCTTTACTTGGAGCAGCATTTTTACGCGTCTTATTCATAATTAAATTGAAGTATATTAGTAATTACAGTGCCTTTTTTAACTTCTTCTGAAAATTCACTCAAAAGAAACATTGTTTCAAATACGTGTTAATTTTATAAAAAAACAAGAATATTGCTCATGCAAATGAAGATTAAAAATCTTTTAAGCTGTATTTAAGAACGTTGAAAAACTAAAAATTGGAAACTATAAAGTAAAGCTCTTACTTTATTTAAAATTATAAGAAATGACAGCAAAAGAGATCTATCAGGAAATACACAAACAATTACTGCCTATTTATGACGATAATGAAGCGAGTAGTATTGCTTACCTCTGGTTGGAAGAAAGATTAGGAGCAAAAAAAATCAATGTAATGCTTGATAAGCATGCTATTGATTTTGATGTGAAAATACTTGAAAGTGATTTAGAAAGATTGAAAAACCACGAGCCTATTCAATACATTATAGGATATGGTGATTTTTATGGTCGTAAATTTCACTTGAATAAAGATACGCTTATACCTCGTTCAGAAACAGAAGAATTAGTTTTCACTATTTTACAAAGGCACAAGGAAGGAGTATTGCTTGATATAGGTACAGGCTCTGGCTGTATTCCAATAAGTTTAGCTTTAGAGAGCAATCTTACAACAATGGCGGTAGATGTCAATGTAGAGGCATTAGAAGCAGCCAGTAAGAACGCAGTGCTATTACAAGCTAATACAACATTCTCTAAGATGGATATTTTAAAAGAAGATCTAGCTAATTTTCCTACTCTAGATATAATTGTAAGTAACCCACCTTATGTTATGAATAAGGAGAAGGAACTAATGGATAAAAATGTATTAGAATTTGAACCTAATAGAGCTTTGTATGTAGAAGATGATGAGCCTTTAATTTTCTATCAAAGGATTTCTGCTTTAGCTGCAAAAAAGCTTAATAAAGGTGGATGGTTGTATTTTGAAATCAATGAACAGTTTGGAAAAGAAACAGAACAATTGATGATTAATGATGGCTTTATAAATACACGAGTTATTAAAGATTTTCAAGGAAAAGACAGAATGGTTGAAGGGCAACTTCAATAATATCAACATAAAAAAAACTTCTAAGCATAAATTATTACTTAGAAGTTTTTTTTATCGAATAGTGATTTTTTCTACTTAAATTTTAATTACTCTTACTGCTAAAAGCACATCTAAACATAGTAAAAACAATGCAATCATTAAGAAGTAGTAATATTTATTAGCAGAGACATCTGCCATTTTTGAACCTTTTAACTCCCCTTCAATTTCAGTAATTGATGTTATCAGACGGTTAATATCATTCTGCTTATTGCTAATTTCATAATAGTCTCCTCCTGTTTCGCTTGCAAGTTCTATAAGTGAAGATGGATTAAGTTTAGTGACAATATCATTTCCTGTTTTATCACGCTTAAAACGGTATCCTGCAGGAATTTTACTCCCTTCTTCTGTACCAATACCCATAGTAAATAAACGTACACCTTGAGACTTAATTTCGTTCACAGCATGACCTGTATCGTCTCCAAAGTCTTCTCCATCACTTACTAAAATAATTACTTTCGAAGCTTGTTTAGCAGTAGGCACCCCCTCTTCAGCATCTTCTAATTTCTTAATAGCCATTTCTAAAGGAGGACCAAAGTCTGTACCCGAATTAGATATTAAAGAGGTGCTCATCGTTTCAATAAACATATTAAGCGCATTACCATCATAGGTTAAAGGACATTGAAGAAAAGCATCACTAGTAAATACAATTAAACCGATTCTATCAGAGTTAAAAGATTTTACAAGTTGTTTTAACTCAAATTTGAGTTTTGCTAAACGAGAAGGCTTTACATCTGTGGCGTCCATAGATTTTGACAAATCGACACAAATGTAAATATCCTTACTTACAGCCTTCACTTCTTTTTTCATTTCTCCAAATGAGGGTCCAAGAAGTGCAAAAATCATTAAAGCAAAATATACCGTTCTAAGGATTAATTTATACAGCGTAGCTCCGCCTTTTGCTCTAAAAGACTTTCTAGCACGTATTATTCTCCAAAGATATAATCCATATAGTACAATAAATGCTGCAATTAGAGCTAACTCCATTCCACCAAGTTCTCTTGCAAATGTCATGTTATTTATAAATATATATATCGTTATCTATCTAAATCAACTGCTAATTTAAAAGATTTATTCATGCAATAGAACAGTATAAATAAAAATGAACTTTTTAATCATTGAATATCAAGTCAATGCATATATGCTAAATTTAATTAACACTTTTTTATTGAATTCAATTTGGATTAATGGAACATCACCTCTTATATTTGCATCGCATTAAACGAAAAGGATGTCAGTAATGATAAACTTTTATGTGCATGGAGAGTTGCCAGAGTGGTTAATGGAGCAGTTTGCTAAACTGTCATCGGGTAACCGATGCATGAGTTCGAATCTCATACTCTCCGCTAAAGTTCGGGATGTAGCATAGTCCGGTTAATGTACCTGGTTTGGGACCAGGGGATCGCAGGTTCGAATCCTGCCATCCCGACAAAAATTAAGCGATCTTCTTATGAAGATCGCTTTTTTTATATCTATAATTTAATACTTTTGGGTAAATCAAGATAAAAAGCAGTTGAATAGTTTTATTACTCCTTTTGAGTAAACAAGTGCTTAACATCAGGAAATAGCTGTTTATATCCATTGAAATACTCTTAACTAAGAATACTATGTTTAAGACTAAGGAAGCAAAATTACTAGGTTATTCTATTCTAGTAATGTTTATCCCATTCATTTTATCAATTGTAACACATGAAACTCAAAATGCTTGGTGTGTACATTTTTTTAATGGAAACCACACAGCATTTTTTGATCAGTTTTTTAAATATGCTACTAATCTAGGTGATGGTCTTATTTTAATACCTTTCCTTTTCTTATTACTCTATGTAAAGAAAGAATATTGGTCGGTATTAGTAATGGCATCAGCAATACATGGTATAATTGTTTATATAGTAAAAGAGCAATTGCTTAAAGGCAGTCAATTTGCATTAAGACCAGCCGGTTTACACGGTGCTGATGCCTTTACCCAGATACTTGATGTACACTTACATACAATTGATACATTTCCTTCAGGACACACAACTACAGGGTTTGTTATAACAGGTATGCTCATTGTCCTTTTCCCTAATTGGAAAGGTGTATTGTCTGGAATGATTTTCGGCTTTATTGTAGCAATATCTAGAATGTATTTAGGGCAACATTTTTTAGTAGATGTATCAGCAGGTGCAATTGTAGGTTTAGCAACTGTACTTGTATCGTGGGTAATTGCTTATAAGAAAAATTGGTTGAGATTAAAACCTTGGGAGAAGGTTACTCAGTAAAAATAATTCAAAGCAAAAAGGCTATTCAAATTCTAATTTGAATAGCCTTTTTGCTTTGAAAATAATTTATTTCTTACCAGGCACCATCCTATTATCAATGGCACGTTCAGAGAACTCTTGCATAATACCTTTTGCTAAATCTGTAAGTGGCTTTTCTTCTGCTAGCCCCATACCTTTAAGGTCCTTTTTCTGTAATGGATCAGTTACATAATTGTACATAAACACAACCTTTTCACCATCAAAACCCAAAATATAATCTCCTTGAGTTACTTGAAATATATTCGGTGATAAAAAGTTGACAGCATAATGACGGGATGTAGAATCCATTACATCAGTACCAAAAGAAACATAATCGTTAGTACAGCCTACATAATCAACAATTGTTGGAAAAATATCTAGTTGTTGAGTAACCGTAGAATCTATACCAACTAAAGTTGAATCTGAAGGTGCATAATAGATAATTGGTACTTTAAAAAGACCTAAACTTGTTTTATATTCTGGATAATATACTTGATTGGTATGATCTGCTGTAATCACAAAAATTGTATTTTTAAACCAAGGCATCTTAGAAGCTGTTTCAAAAAATCTCCCTAATGCATAATCAGTATATTGGGTTCCTCTATTTAAAGAAAGTGGCCCCCCTTTAAATTTATCCTCATATTTCTCTGGTATTTTAAAAGGGTGATGAGATGACAAAGTAAAAATACTTGATAAAAAAGGCTCTTCGAAAGTGTTCATTGTATTTGCAAAATATTGCATAAACGGTTCATCCCAAATACCCCAAGTACCATCAAAATCATCATCATTAGCATACTCTGTCATACCATAATAATCATTATAACCAGCTAAATTCATAAACGCATCAAAGCCCATTGACCCATTCGGAGCACCATGGAAAAATGCCGTGTAATATCCTTCTTCACCCAAAACTGATGCTATACTATTTATATCATTCGTTGCATAATGTGACAATACATAAGGAGAATAAAATGAAGGTAAACTAGCAACAACTGAAGGCAAAGCATCAATTGATTTTCTACCATTGGCAAAAGCATTTACATAAGCTCTACTTTTTGAAATTAATGAATCTGTAAAAGGTGTATAACTTTTATATTCAGGATCAATCGGGTTCTTATTTAAAGCTCCTACATACTCTTTACCAAAACTCTCTATCACAATTGTAACTACATTCATTTTCTTTTTATCTGAACGTGGTTTTGCTTTATGGTAAGCAGAGAATACTTTCGGTAACTCTTCTTGGGTAAAGAAATTTCTACGTTTTGCTCCCTTTTTATTAATGGTACGCAACATAGTAAATGGTGTATTTAACACAATCGACATTTCTAAAGGCTTATCTACATATTCTCCTGCATTGTTTAGAGAGATTGGTCGGGTTGTACCATCAAAGCCACCTCTTGCTGCACCAAATAGTAAACCTGCATACACCAATAAAATACAGAAATGCTGAAATGTATATGCCAATTTATTATGAACAGGTCGCTTAAGTTTCGGCTCTATCATTCTATACGCCTGAACAAACAAAAATAGTAATACAATCCATAGAATAGTCATGTACCAATAGTCTACAAATAGAAAGCGGAAGAATAAAATGAAACCATTATCTTCGTTTGCAAACTCCTGAAATATTGAAGAGGTTGTTCTTTTAGATGTAAATTGAAAAAAGATAGTATCAGCAAAGTTCATTGCTAATGTAATTCCATTAACTATATACACAAACCACTTAATAACATTCTGATATCCTTTATTATACCTAAAGGGAAAAGGTAAAATACTTAATAATATAAACACTGAGTTAGTATATATAACCGCCGGTAAATCAAACTTCATTCCTCCTAAAAGTAATCTTGACAAGTTTACATCATCAAAATAAGACTGATTGACAAGAAAAAACACTACGCGTGCTATGCTGTATAACAACATGATTAAGAAGAATCTATATAGCGTTGCGGTAACGATAGATGTTTTAATACTATGACGGTTCATATCAACTTTAATAAAAACATTTGATTTAATCTAACAAAGGTAATTGACAATTAGTTATTGATTACATTGATATACAAAGAATTCTTGTTAATCATAACAAAAACTCACTACGTATTTCTATTTTTGTAATTGCATAAAAGCAAAGACTCATATTAAAGAGGTTCATGGAAGATTCACAACATATTCGTCAAATCGAACTAAAAGATTTGATTAAAGCATATAAAGACGATAGCAATACCGCATTAATAATTGATAAATTAAAAAATGAAAATGCCGCAGCTATATATACCAAAGGTTTGTCTGGTAGTTTAGATGCAATTATTGCCGCTACTACTTATATACACACAAAAGGTTGTCATGTTTTTGTAATGCATGATGCTGAGGAAGCCATCTATTTTAGCAACGATTTACAAAACCTTCTTCCAAAAGAAGATATTCTTTACTTTCCATCTTCTTATAAAAAACCTTTTGAACTCACAACTGTAGAAAATGCAAATGTGCTTCAAAGAGCAGAAATATTAAGTACGCTAAATGAGAAGAAAAATAAAGGTGCAATCTTAGTTACTCATGCTGCTGCACTTACAGAAAAGGTAATTAATAAAAAATCTTTAGTAGAGAACACCTATGTTGCAAGAGTAGGCGAAGATGTAGAGCAATCTTTTTTAAGAGAACTATTACTAGAATATGGTTTTGAACCAACTGATTTTGTTTATGAGGCAGGGCAATTTGCCATTAGAGGAGGTATTATAGATATCTATTCTTATGCAAATGAGTTACCTTTTAGAATCGAATTATTTGGTGATGAAATTGAAAGCATCAGAACTTTTGACCCCATCACTCAGTTGTCTCAGGGTGAAAAAGAACATGCTCCTATTGTTCCCAATGTACACAACAAGCTATTACAAGAAGTTAGAGAATCACTCTTGGATTTCTTACCAAAAACCACAATATGGATCAAAGATTATGAGTTGTTAGTTGATACAATTGATAAATACTTTGAACGTGCAGTCGAATCTTTTGATGAAATTTTAAAAGTTAGCGGAGGAACACATATTATTAATAAACCCGAAGAAATTTTTGAAACGAAAAAAGACTTCACAAAACTTCTAGGAAAATCTCACCGCATTCTTTTTGGAAACAGAAAAGGGCTCCGTACTGCCGAAACCATTACTTTTGATACACAACCTCAGCCTTCTTTCAATAAAAATTTCCATATGCTTGGAGAAGCTTTGGAAAAACAACAATTAGAAGGTACTAGAAATATTATTGTTTCTGATTTACCAAAACAGTTAGAACGTTTACAAACTATTTTCGAAGAAATTAAGCCAAACCTTTTTGTTCAAGAACTTAATTTAAGTTTAAGAGGTGGTTTTATTGATCGACAAATGAACATAGCTTGTTTTACAGATCATGAAATCTTTGAACGTTTCCATTCCCCTAAGGGTAAAAAGAAATATTCTAAAAATAAATCACTTACTCTTAAAGAACTTCGCGAATTAAAAGCTGGAGACTTTGTTGCTCACATGGACCATGGTATTGGTAGGTTTGCAGGCATGGAGAAAATGAAAATCAACGGTAAAGAACAAGAAAGTATCCGTTTAATTTATCGTGATAACGATTTACTTTATCTCAGTTTACACTCACTCCATAAAATATCAAAATACTCTGGTCAAGAAGGCAAACAACCTACTGTAAGTAAATTAGGTTCTCCTGAATGGGAAAATAAGAAAAAGAAAGCGAAAAAGAGAGTTAAAGATATTGCCACAGAATTAATACAACTTTATGCAAAACGTAGAGATGCTAAAGGATATCAATTTGATAAAGATGGTTATTTACAAGCTGAACTAGAATCTTCTTTTATATATGAAGATACGCCAGACCAAGCACGAGCTACACAAGAAGTAAAAGATGATATGGAAAAACCGTATCCGATGGACCGACTTGTTTGTGGTGATGTAGGTTTTGGTAAAACAGAAGTAGCAATAAGAGCTGCATTTAAAGCTGTTTGTGATAGTAAACAGGTTGCAATACTCGTACCTACTACTATTCTAGCAATGCAACACTATAAAACATTTTTAGCTAGAATGGCAGAATTGCCTTGTAATATTGACTACATCAATCGTTTTCGAACAACAAAGCAGATTAAAGAAACACTCAAAAAAGTAAAAGAGGGTAAAGTCGATATACTTATAGGTACACATAGAATTACAAGTAAAGACGTTGAGTTTAAAGATTTAGGCTTAATGATTATTGATGAGGAGCAAAAATTTGGAGTAAAAACAAAGGAGAAATTAAAAGAAATGCGTATTAATGTTGATTCGCTCACATTAACGGCGACACCAATTCCAAGAACGCTTCACTTCTCTTTATTAGGAGCTCGTGATTTATCTGTAATTGAAACACCTCCACCAAATAGACAACCTGTAACAACTCAAATTACTACTTTAAATGATGAAGTAATTCGTGATGCCATACATAATGAACTACTTCGTGGAGGACAGGCATTCTTTGTCCATAATAGAGTAGCAGATATAGAACACTTCGCCAATAAAATCATGCAATTAGTACCAGATGCAAAAGTTACTTATGCACATGGACAAATGGATGGACCTCAATTAGAAAAAATTATGCTTCGTTTTATCCAAGGAGAATATGATGTACTAATTTCTACTAATATTATTGAGTCAGGCTTAGATATTCCAAATGCAAATACAATCATTGTTAACCAAGCACATATGTTTGGTTTATCAGATTTACATCAAATGAGAGGTCGTGTGGGTAGGTCGAATAAAAAAGCATATTGTTATTTATTGACCCCACCTACCATTGGACTTTCATCTGATGCCAGAAAACGATTATCTACATTAGAAGAATTTTCTGATTTAGGCGATGGGTTTAAAGTAGCTATGAGAGATCTTGATATTCGTGGCGCAGGCGACTTATTGGGTGGTGAACAATCTGGATTTATAAACGACTTGGGTTTTGATACATTTAATCAAATTTTAGAAGAAACTGTTCAAGAAATTAAGCAAACACAATTTGCAGATCTTTTTAAAACAGAATTAGAAGCCCAATCTATTAAGGTGAATACTGTTATAGAAACAGATTTTGAAATTTTAATACCTGATAGTTACGTCTCAAATATTTCTGAACGTCTTAATTTATATATGAAAGCAGATAAATTAAAAGATGAGAAAGAAATGGAGAAATTCACAAAACACCTTCAAGATAGATTTGGTCCGATTCCTCAACCTGTAACAGATTTACTGATTACTGTAAAAATGCGTTGGGTAGCTCAAAAACTTGGAATGGAGAAGCTTATTCTTAAAAATGAGTCTTTAAAAGCATACTTATTAGAGCACACACATGCAGAGTATTATCAATCGGATGAATTTGGAAAAATATTAATGTATGTACAGACACATCCTAAAATTTGTCAGATAAAAGAGACTAAAAAGCGATTAATCCTTAATATTGAAGAGATTACAGACATTAATAAAGGGTTAGAACTATTATATCTATTAAACAAATAATCACTTTATTTTTAAAAATATTCACAACTCAGCTTTTTAGGTACAATTATTGAATTATGGATTTCGGTAACGTTTCACTATTGTTTTGTGAAACACTTTTTAAGCAATTAACATGCATTCAATTGAGTGCATAAGAAAAATAGAGATCTATAATATCATGAGCAAAAGGAATCTACTCAAATTGGCTTCCGCACTGCTAGCAGCATTAGTAGTAACTGGATGTGCTAAGTCTTCTAAGCCAACTGCAGAAAATCCGGGAGGATATGATACCGCAACAGGTTTAGAATATAATGGAAAAGACGATAATTCATTCGCTGTAAGAGAGTATAATGGAATGCCAGAAGTTCCAAATATGCGTTACATCGAAGGTGGTCGTTTTGTATTAGGTTCTTACGAGGAAGATTTAATGAAATCTCGTGATAACTTAGAACGTACTGTATCTGTAGCATCTTTTTGGATGGACGAAACAGAAGTGTCAAATATTAACTGGTTAGCCTACTTACATTATGTAAGTACTGATTCTTCGGTATCAGGAATATCTTATGAAGAGGCATTACCAGATACTACTGTTTGGGCAGAGCAATTAGCATTCAATGATCAATATGTTGATCACTACTTACGTTATCCTGGTTTTCGTCAACACCCAGTTGTTGGTGTAACATGGACTCAAGCACAAAACTATTGTGCATGGCGTACATCTGTAGTAAATAAAAACCTAGCAGTAAGCGATGGTACTGATGAAGAAGCTGAAGCAGCTGAAAATGGAGAACCAATTCCATTAGAATCTGGTGTCGTTCTTCCTGCATTCCGTTTGCCTACAGAAGCTGAATGGGATTACGCAGCTCAAGCACTTATCGGTTTACAAGATATCGATGAAAATTACTCTGAACGTCGTATTTATCCTTGGTCTGGTCATTCAGTAAGAAATCCTTACGGTGATCACATGGGTGATATGATGGCTAACTTCAAACGTGGTCGTGGTGATTACGCTGGTATCGGTGGTAAATTGAACGATGGAGCAATGGTTACATCAAGTGTTTATGATAACCCTCCAAACGATTTCGGTTTATATAATATGGCCGGTAACGTTTCTGAATGGGTAGAAGATATTTACCGTCCACTTTCATATGCAGATATGGATGATTTAAACC includes:
- the prmC gene encoding peptide chain release factor N(5)-glutamine methyltransferase codes for the protein MTAKEIYQEIHKQLLPIYDDNEASSIAYLWLEERLGAKKINVMLDKHAIDFDVKILESDLERLKNHEPIQYIIGYGDFYGRKFHLNKDTLIPRSETEELVFTILQRHKEGVLLDIGTGSGCIPISLALESNLTTMAVDVNVEALEAASKNAVLLQANTTFSKMDILKEDLANFPTLDIIVSNPPYVMNKEKELMDKNVLEFEPNRALYVEDDEPLIFYQRISALAAKKLNKGGWLYFEINEQFGKETEQLMINDGFINTRVIKDFQGKDRMVEGQLQ
- a CDS encoding vWA domain-containing protein, whose product is MTFARELGGMELALIAAFIVLYGLYLWRIIRARKSFRAKGGATLYKLILRTVYFALMIFALLGPSFGEMKKEVKAVSKDIYICVDLSKSMDATDVKPSRLAKLKFELKQLVKSFNSDRIGLIVFTSDAFLQCPLTYDGNALNMFIETMSTSLISNSGTDFGPPLEMAIKKLEDAEEGVPTAKQASKVIILVSDGEDFGDDTGHAVNEIKSQGVRLFTMGIGTEEGSKIPAGYRFKRDKTGNDIVTKLNPSSLIELASETGGDYYEISNKQNDINRLITSITEIEGELKGSKMADVSANKYYYFLMIALFLLCLDVLLAVRVIKI
- a CDS encoding phosphatase PAP2 family protein, giving the protein MFKTKEAKLLGYSILVMFIPFILSIVTHETQNAWCVHFFNGNHTAFFDQFFKYATNLGDGLILIPFLFLLLYVKKEYWSVLVMASAIHGIIVYIVKEQLLKGSQFALRPAGLHGADAFTQILDVHLHTIDTFPSGHTTTGFVITGMLIVLFPNWKGVLSGMIFGFIVAISRMYLGQHFLVDVSAGAIVGLATVLVSWVIAYKKNWLRLKPWEKVTQ
- a CDS encoding LTA synthase family protein is translated as MLLYSIARVVFFLVNQSYFDDVNLSRLLLGGMKFDLPAVIYTNSVFILLSILPFPFRYNKGYQNVIKWFVYIVNGITLAMNFADTIFFQFTSKRTTSSIFQEFANEDNGFILFFRFLFVDYWYMTILWIVLLFLFVQAYRMIEPKLKRPVHNKLAYTFQHFCILLVYAGLLFGAARGGFDGTTRPISLNNAGEYVDKPLEMSIVLNTPFTMLRTINKKGAKRRNFFTQEELPKVFSAYHKAKPRSDKKKMNVVTIVIESFGKEYVGALNKNPIDPEYKSYTPFTDSLISKSRAYVNAFANGRKSIDALPSVVASLPSFYSPYVLSHYATNDINSIASVLGEEGYYTAFFHGAPNGSMGFDAFMNLAGYNDYYGMTEYANDDDFDGTWGIWDEPFMQYFANTMNTFEEPFLSSIFTLSSHHPFKIPEKYEDKFKGGPLSLNRGTQYTDYALGRFFETASKMPWFKNTIFVITADHTNQVYYPEYKTSLGLFKVPIIYYAPSDSTLVGIDSTVTQQLDIFPTIVDYVGCTNDYVSFGTDVMDSTSRHYAVNFLSPNIFQVTQGDYILGFDGEKVVFMYNYVTDPLQKKDLKGMGLAEEKPLTDLAKGIMQEFSERAIDNRMVPGKK
- the mfd gene encoding transcription-repair coupling factor; the encoded protein is MEDSQHIRQIELKDLIKAYKDDSNTALIIDKLKNENAAAIYTKGLSGSLDAIIAATTYIHTKGCHVFVMHDAEEAIYFSNDLQNLLPKEDILYFPSSYKKPFELTTVENANVLQRAEILSTLNEKKNKGAILVTHAAALTEKVINKKSLVENTYVARVGEDVEQSFLRELLLEYGFEPTDFVYEAGQFAIRGGIIDIYSYANELPFRIELFGDEIESIRTFDPITQLSQGEKEHAPIVPNVHNKLLQEVRESLLDFLPKTTIWIKDYELLVDTIDKYFERAVESFDEILKVSGGTHIINKPEEIFETKKDFTKLLGKSHRILFGNRKGLRTAETITFDTQPQPSFNKNFHMLGEALEKQQLEGTRNIIVSDLPKQLERLQTIFEEIKPNLFVQELNLSLRGGFIDRQMNIACFTDHEIFERFHSPKGKKKYSKNKSLTLKELRELKAGDFVAHMDHGIGRFAGMEKMKINGKEQESIRLIYRDNDLLYLSLHSLHKISKYSGQEGKQPTVSKLGSPEWENKKKKAKKRVKDIATELIQLYAKRRDAKGYQFDKDGYLQAELESSFIYEDTPDQARATQEVKDDMEKPYPMDRLVCGDVGFGKTEVAIRAAFKAVCDSKQVAILVPTTILAMQHYKTFLARMAELPCNIDYINRFRTTKQIKETLKKVKEGKVDILIGTHRITSKDVEFKDLGLMIIDEEQKFGVKTKEKLKEMRINVDSLTLTATPIPRTLHFSLLGARDLSVIETPPPNRQPVTTQITTLNDEVIRDAIHNELLRGGQAFFVHNRVADIEHFANKIMQLVPDAKVTYAHGQMDGPQLEKIMLRFIQGEYDVLISTNIIESGLDIPNANTIIVNQAHMFGLSDLHQMRGRVGRSNKKAYCYLLTPPTIGLSSDARKRLSTLEEFSDLGDGFKVAMRDLDIRGAGDLLGGEQSGFINDLGFDTFNQILEETVQEIKQTQFADLFKTELEAQSIKVNTVIETDFEILIPDSYVSNISERLNLYMKADKLKDEKEMEKFTKHLQDRFGPIPQPVTDLLITVKMRWVAQKLGMEKLILKNESLKAYLLEHTHAEYYQSDEFGKILMYVQTHPKICQIKETKKRLILNIEEITDINKGLELLYLLNK
- the gldJ gene encoding gliding motility lipoprotein GldJ, with amino-acid sequence MSKRNLLKLASALLAALVVTGCAKSSKPTAENPGGYDTATGLEYNGKDDNSFAVREYNGMPEVPNMRYIEGGRFVLGSYEEDLMKSRDNLERTVSVASFWMDETEVSNINWLAYLHYVSTDSSVSGISYEEALPDTTVWAEQLAFNDQYVDHYLRYPGFRQHPVVGVTWTQAQNYCAWRTSVVNKNLAVSDGTDEEAEAAENGEPIPLESGVVLPAFRLPTEAEWDYAAQALIGLQDIDENYSERRIYPWSGHSVRNPYGDHMGDMMANFKRGRGDYAGIGGKLNDGAMVTSSVYDNPPNDFGLYNMAGNVSEWVEDIYRPLSYADMDDLNPVRKNDYLDGPEQGYNYQSYGYVRQYESFISNSIRVYKGGSWKDVAYWMAAGTRRFLDQDSATATIGFRCAMINPGEN